The Fibrobacter sp. genome includes the window TGAGAAGTTCACGTTTCTGCCACAGTTTAATCTGATAAATAAGCTCTTTAGTGGCGATTCTGAGTTTGACAACATGATCCGGAGTTGATCGCCAGTGATTGATTCTCGCATCGGACTTAGGCGAGTTCAGTGATACGTCAAATTCCTCTTCCGGTATGCGGATTTTCTTGTTTATAGATTCAGGAGTGTTCTTTGAAAGGTAGAGAAGAGCATTAAAACCGCGCAGGAAACGCGGCAGGAAGGCGTCTAGGTAGAGGCATTTTCCCCAGTTTTCGTTTTTTAAGTCTTTCTCGAACTGTTCAAGCGTGGGGATAAATGTCTTGCAGACCCGGTTAATCTGTTTACCCTCGAATTCTGTCAGGTAGTAAGCTTTTTCCACTGGTTCACGATAGGTCGTTTTCTCTGAACTGTGTCTGGTATTCTTAATGTAAATATCATCGAGAGTGGAGATTACAATCTGATCATCGGTATCATCGAATGTAATCCTGGCACGGCTGACAGCTCCGGTCTGTTTATTGTAGGATAGAGAAATTTTAGCCAGAATTATCGGAAATTCCGTCCGGGGCAGAAGTGTTTTTGTGCTGTCGGAGTCAGCTGAAACTGCTGCACTTATAAGGAACGGCAGAACAACCGCCATCAGAGGTAACTTCATCCTGGTTTTCCCGTCTATTCAGTTTCTTCCTCTGAAAACTACAAAATAGTTCTTTGCCCGGACAGGTCAACGGGGTATCCCGATCAAGGTTCTTCAGCAATCAGAAGAATCTGGGGATCGAGCTTCAGATTTAAATCATCTGTACGGATGGTCCCATGGTCCTTCACCAGGTTCAGATAAACATGATTATCTCTTGGCTTGAGCAGAATAAGAACATCGATATCGTTGATAAAGGCAGCGAGCACTTCAGGAATGTTATTTGGCAGAAAGTTGCTTTCCCTGTGCAAAGTGGCACTGAACCATATCCCGATACCCATGTCCTGTGCAAACCGTTTAAAACTGCTGAATTCCTCTGCAGAAACCTTCGAGAAATCATAACCATCGATTATGATGAGATCAGCAGTGAAATTTCCGTCAAGAATCATCGAGCGGAGACTTCTCTGCACCTGTTCGGCACTGACCCCATCCTGCCGGAAATTCATGATAACTCTGTTCTTGATTATATCATCATGAACATCCATGGCGCAATCTAGTTTATATCTCCGGGCGATTTCCTCGAAAATATGCTCATACCACGACACTATATGAGCGGTGTCTGCGGAAAAAGAGACATGAATCAGATTTTTGCCCTGGAAGAGCTGATCAGTGGCGATGTGTACCAGACAAGCGGTCTTGCCGGTGCCCTTTCTGGAAGCAATTACTCCGATATTTCCTTTCCCGACTCCGCCATGGGTTGATTTTTCCAGAATCCTGAGGGGGCTTCTGGTGATAATCTCGTGTTTTATCATGTAGAAACTCCTTTATTTCCCTTTTTGGGTCTGGTTCTTTTTTTCCTGGAACTCCTTTTTGAGCTGTTCAGCAATTGATGCCGGTACTTTGCCGTATCTGAGGAACTCCATTGTGAATTCGGCTTTACCCTGTGTCAAAGAACGAAGTACTGTGGAATACCCGAACATCTCACTGAGTGGTACTTCGGAGTCCACTCTGGTGAAATTGCTTTCCTCTGTCGTGCTTATGATTACACCGCGTCTCTGGTTGATGCTTCCCAGGATATTTCCCTGAAACTCAACCGGCCCCTCGATCGAAACCTTCATTATTGGCTCCAGAATCTCGGGTTTTGCCTTCTCATAAGCCATCCAGAAACCACCGATTGCAGCCTGCTGGAATGCGATATCGGATGAGTCTACCGTATGATAGTTTCCATCGTCAATAGTGATTTTTACTCCCACAATAGGAAACCCGATGAGTCTTCCTTTGGACAGACAGGCTTTAAAACCCTTGTCGCAGGAGGGAATGTACTCGTTTGGTATCACTCCGCCTTTGATCATATCGACAAACTGGTAATCACTCCCGGTATTCGGTTCCATGATTCCGGCAACACGCCCGTATTGTCCGGCTCCACCGGTCTGCTTCTTATGAGTATAATCGAAGCGTGCGGCCTGAGTGATTGTTTCACGGTAAGCAACCTGAGGCATTCCGGTTTCAAGATCCACTTTGTACTCCCGTCTCATACGCTCGATATAAATATCGAGATGAAGCTCGCCCATACCTCTGATAATCGTTTCGTTTGATTCCGGATCGACAAAGGTCTTGAATGTCGGATCCTCTTTTATAAATCGATTCAGAGCTTTTGACAGATTATCCTCAGATTTCTTATCCTTGGGTTTGATCGCCAGGGAGATAACAGGCTCCGGCACATACATAGTTGTCATAGAGACATTGAGAGAGGTGTCACAGAATGTGTCACCCGAGGCACAGTCAATTCCAAACAGGGCAACAATGTCCCCACAGCGGGCCTCTGTTATGTCTTCCATGGAACTTGAGTGCATTCTGATAAGTCTCCCGACCTTGAAACGCTTGCCGCTTCTGGAATTGTATATCTCTGAGCCCTTTTTCAATGACCCCTGATATACTCTAATATAAGTCAGTTGCCCGTATTGTCCATCCTCCAGCTTGAATGCCAGAGCGATGAGCGGAAGAGAATCATCTGCTTTTACAGGGAACAGCCCATCGTTGTTATTCATATCGTGTGCTTCATAGCTGATATCCGATGGATTTGGAAGGTAATCCATGACTGCATCGAGCAGCGGCTGTATCCCTTTGTTCTTATAAGCCGACCCGACTAAAACAGGGGTGAGATCCAGAGATAGTGTGCCTTTGCGTATAGCATCCTTGATCTGCGCAACAGTCTCTTTACCTTCCAGATAGGCTTCTGCAAGTTCATCAGAATACATTGACACAGCATCCATCAACTCTTCACGCATCTCTTGTGCTTTAGCCTGAAGGTCT containing:
- a CDS encoding elongation factor G, which produces MANIAKMRNIGISAHIDSGKTTLSERILYYCKKIHAIHEVKGKDGVGATMDSMELERERGITIASAATNVSWKDYEINLIDTPGHVDFTIEVERALRVLDGAILVLCSVGGVQSQSITVDRQLKRYKVPRLAFVNKCDRSGANPFRVKEQLREKLGHNAVMIQIPIGLEDKLEGVVDLVSMKAIYFDGKGGEELREAEIPADLQAKAQEMREELMDAVSMYSDELAEAYLEGKETVAQIKDAIRKGTLSLDLTPVLVGSAYKNKGIQPLLDAVMDYLPNPSDISYEAHDMNNNDGLFPVKADDSLPLIALAFKLEDGQYGQLTYIRVYQGSLKKGSEIYNSRSGKRFKVGRLIRMHSSSMEDITEARCGDIVALFGIDCASGDTFCDTSLNVSMTTMYVPEPVISLAIKPKDKKSEDNLSKALNRFIKEDPTFKTFVDPESNETIIRGMGELHLDIYIERMRREYKVDLETGMPQVAYRETITQAARFDYTHKKQTGGAGQYGRVAGIMEPNTGSDYQFVDMIKGGVIPNEYIPSCDKGFKACLSKGRLIGFPIVGVKITIDDGNYHTVDSSDIAFQQAAIGGFWMAYEKAKPEILEPIMKVSIEGPVEFQGNILGSINQRRGVIISTTEESNFTRVDSEVPLSEMFGYSTVLRSLTQGKAEFTMEFLRYGKVPASIAEQLKKEFQEKKNQTQKGK